In a single window of the Acyrthosiphon pisum isolate AL4f chromosome X, pea_aphid_22Mar2018_4r6ur, whole genome shotgun sequence genome:
- the LOC100570121 gene encoding uncharacterized protein LOC100570121 isoform X2 translates to MSTLNNPTVASVFDDCSNTTTAIENDYSCRPPGKNNKISGRKKLTLTPELKRLSFGSIKTQCSLSDSRFICLNGFQYLKNKEITLEENMELISENILVERKYFQEVIDSLLGQVVQLEENIDLKTVKIENLQLYNSEKLKVINSLTMALNETKWKRDTMQQFCEEHAPNVLYKSMMLVSCVLDKISVFKSNQDKLHSCLINLEEDCPLVKAVKQLKSGCDKCISVIEKATIRELSYALMNEKDFNSTIKHTIYNLQNFLFNVPLDCNSAVEKIGLLKITQDGEHNLENMIGLWELVKDLFQKHQYLTNKIISLNMQKIGLKLQLDEMENNRKELELKAMTEIEVVEKKEELLNQNESMIRQHWDEMDTSQEIVMQTQRAQDIDQELEDLQIEYHSHDQYNRQLKTDLCHLENELAEYQLKCNQMEIENKQIEIEKINILEAYAKSWGHYNDKQKIKYTGRLIKDIDSITQRVLSTAFSIFYD, encoded by the exons ATGTCGACTCTGAATAACCCAACGGTAGCGTCAGTTTTCGACGATTGCAGCAACACAACGACGGCGATCGAGAACGATTATTCGTGTCGGCCGCCCGGCAAAAACAACAAG atttctggAAGAAAAAAGCTAACCTTAACACCGGAACTAAAACGATTATCATTTGGTTCCATAAAGACACAGTGTTCTTTAAG tGATTCAAGATTCATTTGTTTAAATGGCTtccaatatttgaaaaacaaagaGATTACGTTAGAAGAAAACATGGAGCTCATTAGTGAAAACATATTAGTAGAAAGAAAATATTTCCAAGAGGTTATTGACAGTTTACTAGGTCAAGTTGTACAGCTGGAAGAAAATATTGACTTGAAAACAGTCAAGATCGAAAACTTGCAACTGTACAATTCGGAAAAATTGAAAGTTATTAACTCACTTACGATGGCTCTTAACGAAACCAAATGGAAGCGTGACACTATGCAACAGTTTTGTGAAGAACATGCTCCAAATGTACTATATAAAAGTATGATGTTAGTCAGTTGTGTTTTGGATAAAATATccgtttttaaatctaatcAGGATAAACTACATTCATGTTTAATCAATTTGGAAGAAGATTGTCCGTTAGTTAAAGCAGTCAAACAGCTCAAATCTGGTTGTGACAAATGTATTAGTGTCATTGAGAAAGCCACTATCAGAGAGCTGTCTTACGCATTAATGAATGAGAAAGATTTTAATAGCACAATAAAACACACCATTTATAATCTACAAAATTTCCTATTCAATGTACCACTTGATTGTAATTCTGCCGTTGAAAAGATCGGTTTGTTGAAAATCACTCAGGATGGTGAACATAATTTAGAGAATATGATTGGCTTGTGGGAATTAGTGAAGGATTTGTTCCAAAAACATCAATACCTGACAAATAAAATCATTTCACTCAACATGCAGAAAATTGGTCTGAAGTTACAACTTGATGAAATGGAAAATAATAGGAAGGAGCTTGAACTAAAGGCTATGACAGAAATCGAAGTTGtggaaaaaaaagaagaattaTTGAATCAAAATGAATCGATGATTCGACAACATTGGGATGAAATGGATACTAGTCAAGAAATAGTTATGCAAACTCAAAGAGCTCAAGATATTGATCAAGAATTAGAAGATCTTCAAATAGAATACCacag TCATGACCAATATAACAGACAATTGAAAACAGATTTGTGTCATCTTGAAAATGAATTGGCCGAGTATCAGCTCAAATGTAATCAAATGGAAattgaaaacaaacaaattgaaattgagaaaattaacattttagaagCATATGCCAAGTCTTGGGGACATTACAATGATAAACAAAAGATCAAATACACAGGGAGGCTTATAAAAGACATAGATTCCATTACGCAg AGAGTGCTGTCAACTGCGTTTTCAATATTCTATgactga
- the LOC100570121 gene encoding uncharacterized protein LOC100570121 isoform X1, with the protein MSTLNNPTVASVFDDCSNTTTAIENDYSCRPPGKNNKISGRKKLTLTPELKRLSFGSIKTQCSLSDSRFICLNGFQYLKNKEITLEENMELISENILVERKYFQEVIDSLLGQVVQLEENIDLKTVKIENLQLYNSEKLKVINSLTMALNETKWKRDTMQQFCEEHAPNVLYKSMMLVSCVLDKISVFKSNQDKLHSCLINLEEDCPLVKAVKQLKSGCDKCISVIEKATIRELSYALMNEKDFNSTIKHTIYNLQNFLFNVPLDCNSAVEKIGLLKITQDGEHNLENMIGLWELVKDLFQKHQYLTNKIISLNMQKIGLKLQLDEMENNRKELELKAMTEIEVVEKKEELLNQNESMIRQHWDEMDTSQEIVMQTQRAQDIDQELEDLQIEYHSHDQYNRQLKTDLCHLENELAEYQLKCNQMEIENKQIEIEKINILEAYAKSWGHYNDKQKIKYTGRLIKDIDSITQEIKSLEMDFEKQVHNITSTVRTPVFSKTQTKSEKTTRSYGVIDTYKRPNKSLFREGVVRNLRY; encoded by the exons ATGTCGACTCTGAATAACCCAACGGTAGCGTCAGTTTTCGACGATTGCAGCAACACAACGACGGCGATCGAGAACGATTATTCGTGTCGGCCGCCCGGCAAAAACAACAAG atttctggAAGAAAAAAGCTAACCTTAACACCGGAACTAAAACGATTATCATTTGGTTCCATAAAGACACAGTGTTCTTTAAG tGATTCAAGATTCATTTGTTTAAATGGCTtccaatatttgaaaaacaaagaGATTACGTTAGAAGAAAACATGGAGCTCATTAGTGAAAACATATTAGTAGAAAGAAAATATTTCCAAGAGGTTATTGACAGTTTACTAGGTCAAGTTGTACAGCTGGAAGAAAATATTGACTTGAAAACAGTCAAGATCGAAAACTTGCAACTGTACAATTCGGAAAAATTGAAAGTTATTAACTCACTTACGATGGCTCTTAACGAAACCAAATGGAAGCGTGACACTATGCAACAGTTTTGTGAAGAACATGCTCCAAATGTACTATATAAAAGTATGATGTTAGTCAGTTGTGTTTTGGATAAAATATccgtttttaaatctaatcAGGATAAACTACATTCATGTTTAATCAATTTGGAAGAAGATTGTCCGTTAGTTAAAGCAGTCAAACAGCTCAAATCTGGTTGTGACAAATGTATTAGTGTCATTGAGAAAGCCACTATCAGAGAGCTGTCTTACGCATTAATGAATGAGAAAGATTTTAATAGCACAATAAAACACACCATTTATAATCTACAAAATTTCCTATTCAATGTACCACTTGATTGTAATTCTGCCGTTGAAAAGATCGGTTTGTTGAAAATCACTCAGGATGGTGAACATAATTTAGAGAATATGATTGGCTTGTGGGAATTAGTGAAGGATTTGTTCCAAAAACATCAATACCTGACAAATAAAATCATTTCACTCAACATGCAGAAAATTGGTCTGAAGTTACAACTTGATGAAATGGAAAATAATAGGAAGGAGCTTGAACTAAAGGCTATGACAGAAATCGAAGTTGtggaaaaaaaagaagaattaTTGAATCAAAATGAATCGATGATTCGACAACATTGGGATGAAATGGATACTAGTCAAGAAATAGTTATGCAAACTCAAAGAGCTCAAGATATTGATCAAGAATTAGAAGATCTTCAAATAGAATACCacag TCATGACCAATATAACAGACAATTGAAAACAGATTTGTGTCATCTTGAAAATGAATTGGCCGAGTATCAGCTCAAATGTAATCAAATGGAAattgaaaacaaacaaattgaaattgagaaaattaacattttagaagCATATGCCAAGTCTTGGGGACATTACAATGATAAACAAAAGATCAAATACACAGGGAGGCTTATAAAAGACATAGATTCCATTACGCAg GAAATTAAATCATTAGAAATGGATTTTGAAAAACAAGTACATAACATTACATCTACTGTCCGAACTCCGGTTTTTAGTAAAACTCAAACAAAGTCCGAGAAAACAACACGGTCATATGGAGTTATTGATACATACAAACGTCCAAACAAAAGTTTGTTTCGGGAAGGTGTTGTCCGTAATTTACGTTACTAA